Proteins encoded within one genomic window of Pseudobdellovibrionaceae bacterium:
- a CDS encoding phosphoribosylaminoimidazolesuccinocarboxamide synthase yields MKKEMIYEGKAKRIFSTDEPGILIMEFKDSLTAFNALKKGSFEGKGQVNRNIAALIFKELKKAGVNSHFVENQGDFDMKVRAVKIIPLEVVVRNVLAGSTAKKMGIEEGRVLPKPLVEFYYKDDALADPFVSDDQITIFNIATEDEIKELKLQALKVNDVLRTLFLKIGLKLIDFKLEFGRLEQGMDLGQIVLADEITPDCCRLWDVETNEKYDKDRFRRDLGKVDESYQAVLNRLASVVTE; encoded by the coding sequence ATGAAAAAGGAAATGATCTACGAAGGAAAAGCGAAACGCATTTTCTCGACGGACGAGCCCGGCATCCTCATCATGGAGTTCAAAGACTCGCTGACCGCGTTCAACGCCCTTAAAAAAGGATCTTTCGAAGGGAAAGGCCAAGTGAACCGCAATATCGCGGCCTTGATCTTCAAAGAACTGAAGAAGGCGGGCGTGAACTCGCACTTCGTGGAAAATCAGGGCGACTTCGATATGAAGGTGCGCGCGGTGAAGATCATTCCTTTGGAAGTGGTCGTGCGCAACGTACTGGCCGGTTCCACCGCGAAGAAGATGGGGATCGAAGAGGGGCGCGTGCTGCCGAAGCCGCTCGTGGAGTTCTACTACAAAGACGACGCCTTGGCGGATCCTTTCGTCTCGGACGATCAAATCACGATCTTCAATATCGCGACCGAAGACGAAATCAAAGAGCTGAAGCTTCAGGCGCTGAAAGTGAACGACGTTTTAAGGACGCTCTTTTTGAAGATCGGGCTGAAGCTCATCGACTTCAAATTGGAGTTCGGTCGGTTGGAGCAGGGCATGGATCTGGGGCAGATCGTTTTGGCGGATGAGATCACGCCGGACTGCTGCCGTCTGTGGGACGTCGAAACGAACGAGAAATACGACAAAGACCGCTTCCGCCGCGATCTGGGCAAAGTGGACGAAAGCTACCAAGCGGTTTTGAATCGCCTGGCCAGTGTCGTGACCGAATAG
- a CDS encoding adenylosuccinate lyase, translating to MIERYTRPEMGVIWELENRFAKMLEIEVAVAEAQAELGIIPKPAAKAIREKSKFSIKRINEIEKMTKHDVIAFATNVSENVGEYGRFVHFGMTSSDVLDSAFSLQVREAFKVLSQSIDFLEKSLRTQAKKHSETLCAGRTHGMFAEPTTFGLKLSGFVAELYRNRERLERAMDQMMVVKLSGAVGTYSGQPPEVEARVGKKLKLQPETVATQVVPRDRHAEVMLALAMLGTGLERLAIELRHLQRSEVSEVTEGFTQGQKGSSAMPHKKNPISAENITGAARLLRSYAQAALEDVALWHERDISHSSVERVIFPDAFILADYATHRMAVLIQGLDVNKKRMLENIALSQGQLFSSQVLLALVEKGLDRDLAYRHVQRLCHALGKGEQLVDKIKKDPEVSRLLKAKDLQKIFSGERNKKNVGTLIKRVL from the coding sequence GTGATCGAACGTTATACGCGCCCCGAGATGGGCGTGATCTGGGAATTGGAAAACCGCTTCGCGAAGATGCTCGAAATCGAGGTCGCGGTGGCCGAGGCGCAAGCTGAGCTGGGGATCATTCCGAAACCCGCCGCGAAAGCGATCCGCGAAAAATCGAAGTTCTCCATCAAGCGTATCAATGAAATCGAAAAGATGACTAAACACGACGTCATCGCGTTTGCGACCAACGTTTCGGAAAACGTCGGCGAGTACGGTCGCTTCGTCCACTTCGGCATGACAAGCTCCGACGTCTTGGACTCGGCCTTTTCGCTGCAGGTCCGCGAAGCCTTTAAGGTGCTTTCACAGTCCATCGACTTCCTTGAAAAATCGCTGCGCACCCAAGCGAAGAAGCATTCCGAGACCCTGTGCGCGGGCCGCACCCACGGCATGTTCGCCGAGCCCACGACTTTCGGGTTGAAGCTTTCGGGCTTCGTCGCCGAGCTTTACCGCAATCGCGAGCGCCTGGAGCGCGCGATGGATCAGATGATGGTCGTGAAGCTTTCGGGCGCGGTGGGCACCTATTCGGGGCAGCCCCCGGAAGTCGAGGCGCGGGTCGGTAAAAAACTGAAGCTGCAGCCCGAAACGGTGGCGACCCAGGTCGTGCCCCGGGATCGTCACGCGGAAGTGATGCTGGCACTCGCCATGCTCGGGACGGGTCTTGAACGACTGGCGATCGAGCTTCGTCACTTGCAACGTTCGGAAGTGTCGGAAGTGACCGAAGGTTTCACGCAAGGTCAAAAGGGCTCGAGCGCGATGCCGCACAAAAAAAACCCGATCTCGGCGGAAAACATCACGGGCGCCGCAAGGCTTTTACGCTCCTACGCGCAAGCGGCTTTGGAAGACGTGGCCCTGTGGCACGAACGCGACATCAGCCACTCTTCGGTTGAGCGCGTGATCTTCCCCGACGCCTTCATCCTGGCGGACTACGCGACCCACCGGATGGCGGTCCTGATCCAGGGGCTGGACGTGAACAAGAAGCGGATGCTCGAAAACATCGCGCTCTCGCAGGGACAGCTCTTCAGCTCCCAGGTGCTTTTGGCGCTGGTGGAAAAGGGCCTCGACCGCGATCTGGCGTACCGCCACGTGCAGCGTCTTTGCCACGCTTTGGGTAAGGGCGAGCAACTGGTTGATAAGATCAAAAAAGATCCCGAGGTCTCGCGGCTTTTGAAAGCGAAGGATCTGCAGAAGATCTTCTCGGGCGAGCGGAACAAAAAGAACGTCGGCACACTCATCAAGAGGGTTCTTTAG
- the purM gene encoding phosphoribosylformylglycinamidine cyclo-ligase, with protein MAQDSNPSRSSSTSDQTPTQGLNYKNAGVDIEAGDALVDWLKDDKTPMPHQERILDGIGGFASLFRFPSEKYEKPALITCTDGVGTKVKLASYFGDYSTVGQDLVAMCVNDLACTGGDPWLFLDYYATGKLDLAAARSFLGGVKRACAESDCALVGGETAEMPGVYQDKDFDCAGFAVGVVDEHKTWGAHRVKEGQHIFALSSSGFHSNGYSLLRKVFAADLDQWKETLLRPTALYVRAARALREAFPIAAAAHITGGGIENIPRVLPEGFTWEKKDWGWPEQFQEVQRRTGMTKDEMLVTLNCGIGFCIVTEKANEAETRRIAKQFGFDVHHLGEVGR; from the coding sequence TTGGCCCAGGACTCGAATCCTTCGCGCTCGTCATCAACGTCTGACCAAACGCCGACTCAAGGCCTCAACTATAAAAATGCGGGCGTCGATATCGAAGCGGGCGACGCGCTGGTCGACTGGCTCAAAGACGACAAAACGCCCATGCCCCATCAAGAGCGCATCTTGGACGGCATCGGCGGCTTCGCTTCGCTGTTTCGCTTTCCTTCCGAAAAATACGAAAAGCCCGCGCTCATCACCTGCACCGACGGCGTCGGCACGAAAGTGAAATTGGCGTCCTACTTCGGCGACTACTCCACCGTGGGGCAAGATCTGGTCGCGATGTGCGTGAACGATCTGGCCTGCACGGGCGGCGATCCGTGGCTTTTTCTGGATTACTACGCCACCGGCAAACTCGATCTCGCGGCGGCTCGCTCCTTCCTTGGCGGCGTGAAGCGCGCCTGCGCGGAAAGCGACTGCGCGCTCGTCGGCGGCGAGACCGCTGAAATGCCCGGCGTGTATCAGGACAAGGACTTCGACTGCGCGGGGTTCGCCGTGGGCGTGGTTGATGAACATAAGACTTGGGGCGCGCACCGTGTGAAAGAAGGCCAGCACATTTTCGCTCTGTCGTCCTCGGGGTTTCACTCGAACGGCTACTCTCTTCTGCGCAAGGTCTTCGCCGCGGATCTGGATCAGTGGAAAGAGACCTTGCTGCGTCCGACCGCGCTTTATGTGAGGGCCGCCCGCGCTTTGCGCGAGGCCTTCCCCATCGCGGCCGCGGCCCACATTACCGGCGGCGGCATCGAGAACATCCCGCGGGTTTTGCCGGAAGGCTTCACCTGGGAAAAGAAAGACTGGGGCTGGCCCGAACAGTTTCAAGAAGTGCAACGCCGGACCGGCATGACGAAAGACGAAATGCTCGTGACTCTGAATTGCGGCATCGGCTTTTGTATCGTCACCGAAAAAGCGAACGAGGCGGAAACCCGCCGGATCGCGAAACAGTTCGGCTTCGACGTTCACCACCTGGGCGAGGTGGGTCGGTGA
- the ubiG gene encoding bifunctional 2-polyprenyl-6-hydroxyphenol methylase/3-demethylubiquinol 3-O-methyltransferase UbiG, which produces MTDFRKDREIVNNAYYDDLKDRWLTAEDDPVALLRQEGAFRAKWVREVLAGRRHEVLDIGCGAGFLLKSLLDAGHTVTGLDASGASLEVAGRLTAGRARLVEGDAYRLPFSDASFDAVTCMDFLEHVSEPAKVVAEAARVLKPGGVFFYHTFNRNPVAHLIVIKGVEWFVKNTPKDLHVIELFIKPRELRAWMESEGLEPVEERGLRPVFLQWAFWRMIFTGHVGPDFRFTWERGRLTGYTGFARKKA; this is translated from the coding sequence GTGACCGATTTTCGTAAAGACCGCGAGATCGTGAATAACGCCTACTACGACGACCTCAAAGACCGCTGGCTTACGGCGGAAGATGATCCCGTCGCGCTCTTGCGGCAAGAGGGCGCCTTCCGCGCGAAGTGGGTGCGCGAAGTCTTGGCCGGTCGTCGTCACGAGGTTTTGGATATCGGCTGCGGCGCCGGATTTTTGCTGAAAAGTCTATTGGACGCCGGTCATACGGTGACCGGCTTGGATGCATCGGGAGCGAGCCTTGAGGTCGCGGGTCGCCTGACCGCGGGCCGCGCGCGGCTGGTGGAGGGGGACGCCTACCGTTTGCCGTTTTCTGATGCGAGTTTCGATGCGGTGACGTGCATGGATTTTCTGGAGCATGTCTCGGAACCGGCAAAGGTTGTCGCCGAGGCCGCCCGGGTTTTGAAGCCCGGCGGGGTCTTTTTTTACCATACTTTCAACCGCAATCCGGTCGCGCACTTGATCGTCATCAAGGGCGTGGAGTGGTTCGTGAAAAACACGCCGAAGGACCTTCACGTGATCGAACTTTTCATCAAACCCCGGGAGCTGCGGGCTTGGATGGAGTCCGAGGGCCTCGAGCCCGTGGAAGAGCGGGGACTGCGGCCCGTGTTTCTACAGTGGGCGTTCTGGAGGATGATTTTCACGGGGCATGTCGGTCCCGACTTCCGTTTCACCTGGGAGCGGGGGCGTTTGACCGGATATACGGGTTTCGCCCGGAAAAAGGCCTGA
- a CDS encoding naringenin-chalcone synthase, with amino-acid sequence MFLSGLRIDRPPFLKSQTDALQWLSRAYLRANPQTTGLDRFLERVACRPPHIESRAHYSPAFMGAGDAELFPEVEGHPGAGTKLRMEVFARESRVMLDQLLQPTSTLAPHLLHVTCTGYVAPSPAELHVLERGAAAATTVTHLYHMGCYAAIPALRVAQGLTARGQDVDVIHTELCTLHLRPKDPTPERMVIESLFADGGATYRLSAQAPDEPHFEVLSVRQELLPDSAGLMAWVISENGMDMSLKKEVPKHIQLHLRDFQLRWLKELGLSLSEFQASSFAVHPGGPRIIDQVKETLELPEEKLTHSRRVLRERGNMSSATLPQIWTAMLNEIPDGERVFSYAFGPGLTVAAALLQKRGRP; translated from the coding sequence ATGTTTCTGAGCGGACTGCGGATCGATCGTCCTCCTTTCCTCAAATCACAAACCGACGCCCTTCAGTGGCTGTCGCGAGCTTATCTGCGCGCGAATCCGCAAACGACGGGGCTTGATCGTTTTTTGGAGCGGGTCGCTTGCCGCCCGCCGCACATCGAGTCCCGCGCGCATTACTCACCCGCCTTCATGGGCGCCGGTGACGCCGAACTTTTCCCCGAGGTCGAGGGGCATCCCGGTGCGGGAACGAAACTCCGTATGGAGGTCTTTGCGCGTGAGTCCCGTGTCATGCTCGATCAGCTCCTTCAGCCTACGTCGACTCTGGCCCCGCATCTTTTGCACGTGACCTGCACCGGGTACGTCGCGCCGTCGCCGGCGGAACTTCATGTTCTCGAGCGCGGGGCCGCGGCCGCGACGACGGTGACGCATCTTTATCATATGGGCTGTTACGCCGCGATTCCGGCCCTGCGGGTGGCGCAGGGACTGACCGCGCGCGGGCAGGATGTGGACGTCATTCATACGGAGCTCTGCACTCTGCATCTCCGGCCCAAGGATCCCACGCCCGAGCGCATGGTGATCGAATCGCTTTTCGCCGATGGGGGCGCCACGTACCGCTTAAGCGCTCAGGCGCCCGATGAACCGCACTTCGAAGTCCTCTCGGTTCGTCAGGAGCTGTTACCGGACAGCGCGGGCTTGATGGCCTGGGTGATCTCGGAAAACGGCATGGATATGAGTCTTAAAAAAGAAGTGCCCAAACATATTCAGCTCCACTTGCGTGATTTTCAGCTGCGGTGGCTGAAAGAGCTGGGTCTTTCGCTTTCCGAATTTCAAGCTTCGAGCTTCGCGGTCCATCCCGGCGGTCCGCGCATCATCGATCAGGTGAAAGAAACGCTGGAACTTCCCGAGGAAAAACTCACGCATTCGCGACGGGTTTTGCGCGAGCGCGGGAATATGAGCTCGGCGACGCTTCCGCAGATCTGGACCGCGATGTTGAATGAAATTCCCGACGGCGAGCGGGTCTTCAGTTACGCTTTCGGTCCGGGACTCACGGTGGCGGCGGCCCTCCTGCAGAAGCGGGGGCGTCCGTGA
- a CDS encoding outer membrane beta-barrel protein, with translation MGKFRALVLLLTLCLPVFSYAQYDGEDAYDPFADYSEFDEASEEEADINFFRHGRFFTIGFGGGLRGFTENMAKVYSSNPTYGLFMSYFFDLRTAAQFGFLTGDHAFDLSHPSERIAGNVSFTIISLDYKYFLTSQNVTRGLADLNPYVIGGLAQVYRTISITGDTGGGRDATMGLSLGGGIEIPIMRKKNFIGIQGVYRYFNFKDENKNVVLPQSQITTSTKVNGDSFDIVFLLGSNF, from the coding sequence ATGGGGAAATTCCGCGCGCTCGTCCTACTTTTGACTCTGTGTTTACCCGTGTTCAGCTACGCGCAGTACGACGGCGAGGATGCCTACGATCCCTTCGCGGACTATTCGGAATTTGATGAAGCATCCGAGGAAGAAGCGGACATCAACTTCTTCCGTCACGGTCGTTTCTTCACGATCGGGTTCGGCGGCGGCCTTCGTGGATTCACCGAAAACATGGCGAAGGTTTACTCCAGTAACCCCACCTACGGCCTTTTCATGTCTTACTTTTTCGATCTGCGCACAGCCGCGCAATTCGGTTTTTTGACCGGCGATCATGCCTTCGATCTGTCGCATCCGTCCGAGCGCATCGCGGGGAACGTCAGCTTCACGATCATCAGCCTCGACTACAAATACTTTCTGACTTCGCAGAACGTGACCCGCGGGCTTGCGGATTTGAATCCCTACGTCATCGGGGGCCTCGCGCAGGTTTACCGCACGATCTCGATCACCGGCGACACCGGCGGCGGACGTGACGCAACGATGGGGCTTTCCCTCGGCGGCGGGATCGAGATCCCGATCATGCGTAAGAAGAACTTCATCGGCATTCAGGGCGTCTATCGCTATTTCAACTTCAAGGACGAGAATAAAAACGTCGTCCTGCCGCAGTCACAGATCACGACCAGCACGAAGGTCAACGGGGACTCGTTCGACATCGTATTCCTACTGGGCTCGAATTTCTAA
- a CDS encoding IS1 family transposase — protein MILKCPYCHIQRQKEFASRTIRRWGFYRRKSDGQILVRYRCFRCGKSFSAATSSPLYSQKKRTYNRRVVRLMTAGVSQRKAAKLLRLNAKTVIRKFRFAGALAREENRRWNLQFPLSEKVQFDDMETFEHTKLKPISITLAVEEESRRILGIECSSMPAKGGLAHLSRKKYGPRVDGRSPARVKMFEGLKELVNPFATFTSDSNPHYPKDLRRVFPKATHKTVKGGRAAVVGQGELKKLKYDPIFSLNHTCAMIRDNIKRLSRKTWCTTKRMPQLQINLELYALEHNRRLATP, from the coding sequence ATGATCCTCAAATGCCCGTATTGTCATATTCAAAGACAAAAAGAGTTCGCCTCCCGGACGATTCGTCGCTGGGGTTTTTATCGTCGTAAGTCCGATGGCCAGATTCTGGTCCGATACCGATGCTTTCGCTGCGGAAAATCCTTCTCTGCCGCGACTTCCAGTCCGCTTTACTCTCAGAAAAAACGCACCTACAACCGCCGTGTGGTTCGACTTATGACCGCCGGCGTAAGTCAGCGAAAGGCCGCCAAGCTACTTCGTTTAAACGCGAAGACCGTGATTCGGAAGTTCCGCTTCGCGGGGGCTTTGGCGCGGGAAGAGAATCGTCGTTGGAACCTGCAGTTCCCGCTTTCTGAAAAGGTGCAGTTCGATGATATGGAAACCTTTGAGCACACGAAGTTAAAACCCATTTCAATCACGCTTGCGGTCGAGGAAGAGTCACGCCGGATCTTAGGTATAGAATGCTCCTCGATGCCCGCGAAGGGGGGCTTGGCTCATCTGTCTCGCAAGAAGTACGGACCTCGGGTGGACGGAAGGTCGCCAGCTCGAGTGAAAATGTTTGAGGGGCTGAAAGAGCTGGTGAACCCATTTGCAACCTTCACCTCGGATTCCAATCCCCACTATCCCAAAGATCTCAGGCGCGTCTTTCCGAAGGCCACTCATAAAACGGTGAAGGGTGGTAGAGCTGCGGTCGTGGGCCAGGGGGAATTGAAGAAGCTGAAATATGACCCGATCTTCTCTTTGAATCACACCTGCGCGATGATCCGGGACAACATCAAACGTCTTTCACGCAAAACATGGTGCACGACGAAGCGGATGCCTCAGTTGCAGATCAATCTGGAGCTTTACGCCCTTGAGCATAACCGGAGGCTTGCAACACCATAA
- a CDS encoding sodium-dependent transporter has translation MTPKRMKWRTRYGFYLAAIGSAFGLGNLWRFPYIVSENGGGAFVLLYVLLAMSLGLPILIAELILGQSQRQPVIAATRSLKMREGGRSFRWVGRICFGLALLVLSYYAVISGWVLYFVVQFLSEAFVPRGPDQVMSLSALTDSGFLQIGLASVHLIICTAVIARGVHEGIERWIGSMMPVFGVLLVFLLWQSLSLPTATEAFRFLFYPNFSALTWNSLGHAIGHVCFTLGVGLGTMVTFGSYLLEKKNIPAVGYRVALMDTSFSLIAGLVIIPIALAVSNVPLNDPSLLFQSLPGFLQNRSGGVLFGLGFFVCLYLAALGGSLGLMEVIVSNAKEVFRVSRLFASWLSGSIVLLFSVVPAVLGSMRKEDSSRSVLENLDAILINWLLPLTCLFVCVAIAKGMKRSEIEANFKGEGASAETQSLFSHWYFALKWGIPGLILLGLALQVVGLFR, from the coding sequence ATGACGCCCAAGCGGATGAAGTGGCGTACGCGCTACGGATTTTACCTTGCCGCCATCGGCTCGGCCTTCGGGCTGGGGAACCTGTGGCGCTTCCCGTACATCGTCAGTGAAAATGGCGGCGGGGCCTTCGTGCTTTTGTACGTGCTCTTGGCGATGAGTCTGGGGCTGCCGATCCTGATCGCCGAGCTCATCCTGGGGCAAAGTCAGCGTCAACCCGTGATCGCGGCCACGCGCTCCCTCAAGATGCGCGAAGGCGGGCGCAGCTTCCGTTGGGTGGGCCGCATCTGCTTCGGCCTCGCGCTTTTGGTTTTATCCTATTACGCGGTCATCAGCGGCTGGGTTCTTTACTTTGTGGTCCAGTTCCTGTCCGAGGCCTTCGTGCCCCGCGGGCCCGATCAGGTCATGAGTTTGAGCGCTTTGACCGACAGCGGTTTTCTGCAGATCGGTCTGGCCTCGGTTCACCTGATCATCTGCACCGCGGTCATCGCGCGCGGGGTGCATGAGGGGATCGAGCGTTGGATCGGCAGCATGATGCCGGTTTTCGGTGTGCTGCTCGTCTTTCTGCTTTGGCAGAGTTTGAGCCTGCCCACGGCGACCGAAGCCTTCCGGTTTTTGTTTTACCCGAACTTCTCGGCGTTGACCTGGAACTCGTTGGGACATGCCATCGGGCATGTCTGCTTCACGTTGGGCGTGGGTTTAGGGACGATGGTGACTTTCGGTAGCTATCTGCTCGAAAAGAAAAACATCCCCGCCGTGGGTTACCGCGTGGCGCTGATGGATACGAGCTTTTCGCTCATCGCGGGTCTGGTGATCATCCCGATCGCGCTGGCGGTTTCGAACGTTCCGCTCAACGATCCCAGTCTGCTTTTCCAATCGCTACCCGGATTTTTGCAAAACCGCAGTGGCGGGGTCTTGTTCGGTTTGGGCTTTTTCGTCTGTCTGTACCTGGCGGCCCTCGGCGGAAGTTTGGGGTTGATGGAGGTCATCGTCTCGAACGCGAAAGAGGTCTTCCGGGTTTCGCGTTTGTTCGCAAGTTGGCTTTCGGGCTCTATCGTGCTGCTCTTTTCGGTGGTGCCGGCGGTGCTGGGCTCCATGCGCAAAGAGGACTCCTCGCGTTCGGTTCTGGAAAACCTCGACGCCATTTTGATCAACTGGCTTTTGCCGCTGACGTGTCTTTTCGTTTGCGTGGCGATCGCGAAGGGGATGAAACGCTCCGAGATCGAAGCGAACTTCAAGGGGGAGGGCGCCAGCGCCGAAACCCAATCGCTCTTTTCCCATTGGTACTTCGCGCTCAAGTGGGGGATTCCCGGCTTGATTCTTTTGGGGCTGGCACTGCAGGTCGTGGGACTTTTCCGTTAG
- the der gene encoding ribosome biogenesis GTPase Der, whose amino-acid sequence MNESFRLDTKKVAIVGRPNVGKSTLFNLLTETRKAVVKDQRGVTRDLIVETAELWGKEFDLIDTGGLTESPDLVSKLIREQVVDFLDSVDLILLVMDGRDGLVPEDRDVVRIVLETGKPFCLVVNKVDREHDQDMKIAEFFEFGVDVVATSFESRRNLSPMLEWLDRHLPAPTEQNVVQGMTLAMVGKPNAGKSSLVNRLLGENRMLVSEIAGTTVDAVDTPFTYNGKKFILIDTAGLRKSARRDEDLEIIAAFKSHDSIRKADVVMLVVDATLGPSDQDARILQSILEDHKAVLLVANKADLGEGEAEFKEKFRAQCHQVFHFYRDLPIVFTSAVTGKGMRDLLEGIEWMHEKMNMRISTRELNDFFFETIRKAPSPVYGVHNVKFYYLTQTQQKPPAFIAFANHPDGVDNAYRRFLINNMKERFDLQGVPIRIFVMKSRGKGE is encoded by the coding sequence TTGAATGAGTCCTTCCGCCTGGACACAAAGAAAGTCGCGATCGTCGGTCGTCCCAACGTGGGGAAATCCACGCTGTTCAACCTGTTGACCGAAACGCGCAAAGCGGTCGTGAAGGATCAGCGCGGGGTCACGCGCGATCTGATCGTTGAAACCGCGGAGCTCTGGGGAAAAGAATTCGATCTGATCGATACGGGCGGACTGACGGAAAGCCCCGACCTGGTCTCGAAGCTTATTCGTGAGCAGGTCGTCGACTTCCTGGATAGCGTGGATTTGATTCTGTTGGTGATGGACGGCCGCGACGGTCTCGTGCCTGAAGATCGTGACGTGGTCCGCATCGTGCTCGAAACCGGCAAGCCCTTCTGCCTTGTCGTGAACAAGGTGGATCGCGAGCATGACCAGGACATGAAGATCGCCGAGTTCTTCGAGTTCGGCGTGGATGTCGTGGCGACGTCTTTCGAGTCCCGTCGCAATTTGTCGCCGATGCTCGAGTGGCTCGATCGCCATTTGCCCGCGCCGACCGAACAGAACGTGGTGCAGGGGATGACGCTCGCGATGGTCGGTAAACCCAATGCCGGGAAGTCGTCGTTGGTGAATCGCCTGTTGGGTGAAAACCGCATGCTCGTCAGCGAAATCGCAGGCACGACCGTCGACGCGGTGGATACGCCGTTCACCTATAACGGGAAGAAATTCATCCTGATCGATACGGCGGGTTTGCGTAAAAGCGCGCGCCGGGATGAAGACCTCGAGATCATCGCCGCTTTCAAATCCCACGATTCGATCCGCAAGGCCGATGTCGTGATGCTGGTCGTGGACGCGACCTTGGGTCCGTCGGATCAGGATGCGCGCATTCTGCAAAGCATTCTCGAGGATCACAAAGCGGTTCTTTTGGTCGCGAACAAAGCCGATCTGGGCGAGGGCGAAGCCGAATTCAAAGAGAAGTTCCGCGCCCAGTGCCATCAGGTCTTCCACTTCTACCGGGATCTGCCGATCGTTTTCACCTCGGCCGTGACCGGCAAAGGGATGCGCGATCTGCTCGAGGGGATTGAGTGGATGCACGAGAAGATGAATATGCGCATCTCGACGCGCGAGCTGAATGATTTCTTCTTCGAGACCATCCGTAAAGCGCCGAGCCCCGTCTACGGCGTGCACAACGTGAAGTTCTACTACCTCACGCAAACGCAGCAAAAACCGCCGGCCTTCATCGCCTTTGCGAATCATCCGGACGGCGTCGACAATGCGTACCGCCGTTTCTTGATCAACAACATGAAGGAGCGCTTCGACCTGCAGGGCGTGCCGATCCGGATCTTCGTCATGAAGTCCCGCGGAAAGGGTGAATGA
- the era gene encoding GTPase Era, whose protein sequence is MSYRAGYCGLIGLPNAGKSSLMNWLCKEKLSIVTAKPQTTRRRVLGLWSSEQSQVVFVDAPGLIRSEGGLNAFLQKEAEDVIANSDALLFVLNVDQKEKDNIENVIKLALTTTKPKAFVVQKIDIIALDHRRTMIKGLIREHVPDATIFEVSTEPGRDSDDPEAIRQWALKNMPEAKAPLYDPEFSTPHTTRELAVEFVREKCFENLEQEIPFGIAVRIMKYEETGDLDKITAEILVSRESHKAIVIGKGATKIKEIGTQARKAMEKAFDRKIFLELHVSVQEGWEKNPRLMKEFGYVVE, encoded by the coding sequence ATGAGTTACCGTGCTGGCTACTGCGGACTGATCGGTCTTCCCAATGCGGGAAAATCCAGCCTGATGAATTGGCTGTGTAAAGAGAAGCTATCTATCGTCACCGCGAAGCCGCAAACCACGCGTCGCCGCGTGCTGGGGCTGTGGAGTAGTGAGCAATCGCAAGTCGTCTTCGTCGATGCTCCGGGCTTGATCCGCAGCGAGGGCGGTCTGAACGCCTTTTTGCAAAAGGAAGCCGAAGACGTGATCGCAAATAGCGACGCGCTTCTTTTCGTGCTGAACGTGGATCAGAAAGAAAAAGACAATATCGAAAACGTGATCAAGCTCGCGCTCACGACGACAAAGCCGAAGGCCTTCGTCGTGCAGAAGATTGACATCATCGCTTTGGATCACCGTCGCACGATGATCAAGGGCTTGATCCGCGAGCATGTGCCGGACGCCACGATTTTTGAGGTCTCGACCGAGCCGGGGCGTGATTCGGACGATCCCGAAGCGATCCGTCAGTGGGCGCTCAAAAACATGCCCGAAGCGAAGGCCCCGCTGTACGACCCCGAGTTCTCGACGCCCCATACGACACGCGAATTGGCGGTGGAGTTCGTGCGCGAGAAGTGTTTCGAAAACCTCGAACAAGAGATCCCTTTCGGAATCGCCGTGCGGATCATGAAGTACGAAGAAACTGGCGATCTCGATAAAATCACGGCCGAGATCCTGGTCTCGCGCGAATCCCACAAGGCGATCGTGATCGGTAAAGGCGCCACTAAAATCAAAGAGATCGGCACCCAAGCGCGCAAGGCCATGGAAAAGGCATTCGACCGCAAGATCTTTCTCGAGCTGCACGTCAGCGTCCAAGAGGGCTGGGAGAAAAACCCGCGCCTCATGAAGGAGTTCGGTTATGTCGTTGAATGA